The following are from one region of the Prochlorococcus marinus str. SB genome:
- a CDS encoding ShlB/FhaC/HecB family hemolysin secretion/activation protein, translating into MFFLPILLSYEPNNIDLPLKSPFELKEDKKSKTKIEDKDNNLKNYNLDSDLLDKYISKWLPRIQGEIPYSSSKINRLLTSCKKTSREETLNSCAAKLNAQLISDGYTNSRVYTLLEGKNGTLDVIMGKIVELKIRSSNKVIQQKVYEKLKDLNGQILHQPTLQAKISEAKEIKNVGQISGDIGRLGSDPTKAIVKINATYMPSDWQRQINIRNDGSPGTGQFRNIGTFVKTDIFTKNDMYIGMIELNTDQDVEVGSQLYSSTYVLPINQKLNLTNSFAYSRSDMVEFDGDLKSLRFDALQFNFQLDRAIMNNENGTLSTFASLSNGKTESFFGGVLTPLVTGANTDGFVNTGSIKAGINFTKIKNNKSWSGSFFGNQGLAFFSKDIQLDDFALNGIYPGESKAIGSNINFSWTLKPGIGLNLSSSAQLALNPLTSGMSFSLGGSSGLKGLPSSLTSGDSGWQQTIEAVFTPYQKGVNAFQLVPFLGYGEVNTKVNNISTDDSAGSGGILLRSINSNKIYELGFYKFINTKDNSGIWNNWMLGDGIFSSFTINF; encoded by the coding sequence ATGTTTTTCTTACCTATATTGTTATCCTATGAACCAAATAATATAGATTTACCTCTTAAATCACCCTTTGAATTAAAAGAAGATAAAAAATCAAAAACAAAGATTGAAGATAAAGATAATAATTTAAAAAATTATAATCTTGATAGCGATTTGCTTGATAAGTATATTTCAAAGTGGCTGCCAAGAATCCAAGGCGAGATACCATATTCTTCTAGTAAAATTAATAGATTACTTACCTCGTGTAAGAAGACGAGTAGGGAAGAAACATTAAATTCATGCGCAGCAAAGTTAAATGCCCAACTAATAAGTGATGGTTATACAAATAGCAGAGTCTATACATTGCTTGAAGGCAAAAATGGAACTCTTGATGTGATCATGGGTAAAATTGTTGAATTAAAAATAAGAAGTAGTAATAAAGTCATCCAACAAAAAGTATATGAAAAGCTTAAGGATTTAAATGGACAAATCCTACATCAACCCACTCTACAAGCAAAAATTTCAGAAGCTAAAGAGATAAAAAATGTAGGACAAATTTCTGGAGATATTGGAAGATTAGGTAGTGATCCGACAAAAGCAATTGTCAAAATAAATGCAACTTATATGCCATCTGATTGGCAAAGACAAATAAATATTAGAAATGATGGTAGTCCTGGAACGGGACAATTTCGAAATATTGGTACTTTCGTTAAAACAGATATTTTTACAAAGAATGATATGTATATTGGAATGATTGAATTAAATACTGACCAAGATGTAGAAGTAGGTTCTCAACTTTATTCATCGACTTATGTGCTTCCTATTAATCAAAAATTAAATCTTACAAATTCATTCGCATACAGCCGTAGTGACATGGTTGAATTTGATGGGGATTTAAAAAGTTTGAGATTTGATGCTTTGCAATTCAACTTTCAACTTGATAGAGCAATAATGAATAATGAGAATGGGACCTTAAGTACATTTGCAAGTCTAAGCAATGGCAAAACTGAAAGTTTTTTTGGAGGGGTATTAACTCCTTTAGTCACTGGAGCAAATACAGATGGATTTGTTAACACTGGTTCTATAAAGGCTGGTATAAATTTCACTAAAATTAAAAATAATAAATCTTGGAGTGGAAGTTTTTTTGGTAACCAAGGATTAGCATTTTTTAGTAAAGATATACAATTGGATGATTTTGCCCTTAACGGAATATATCCAGGAGAATCAAAGGCAATAGGATCTAATATTAATTTTTCATGGACATTAAAGCCAGGAATTGGATTGAACTTATCATCTTCAGCACAATTAGCTCTAAATCCCTTAACTAGTGGTATGAGCTTTTCATTAGGAGGGTCTTCAGGTCTCAAAGGATTGCCTAGTAGTCTGACAAGTGGAGATAGTGGATGGCAACAAACAATTGAAGCTGTTTTTACACCCTATCAAAAGGGGGTTAATGCTTTTCAATTAGTTCCTTTCTTGGGATATGGCGAAGTAAATACAAAAGTAAATAATATATCTACAGATGATTCTGCAGGATCTGGTGGGATTTTGTTAAGATCTATAAATTCCAATAAAATTTATGAATTAGGTTTTTACAAATTTATTAATACTAAGGATAACTCTGGAATATGGAATAACTGGATGTTAGGAGATGGCATATTTTCAAGCTTCACAATCAATTTTTAA